TCGGCGTCAGTGGGAACTTTAAGCCCTTCGTATATATTTCTTAATTTATATTTTTCCTGGTCAACGCCGGCGTATAACGGAATCATTACCCGGGCGTCATAACCCAGATGGCGCAAAGCCCGGGGCAAAGAAAACATCACCTCTCCGAGCCCGCCAGCCTTAACGAAAGGAGCGGCTTCGGAGGCCACAAAAAGAATTTTCGGAAAAGATTTTTTAATAGCAAAAAATGACATGATCGTATTTATCTATTTTAACATAGTTTACGCTTATCTCTTAATATAGAGATATTAAACGAATTATTTTTTCTTTAAAAATCGCTTCATCGACAAAGCGTAAAGATAACTGTCAATATTCAAAGCCGCCTTAATGGCATCGCCAATGGCAATGTTCACCTGGCGATACAAACCGTCGGTAACATCGCCGGCGGCCCAAATTCCTTTACAGGAAGTTTCCTGAGTTTTAGGGTCAATTATAATTTCGTTATTTTTATTCAGTTTGACCAAATTTTTGGCAATCTCGCTGTTGGGCTGATAGCCGACGCTGACAAACACGCCCTGGAGATTTAATTTTTTAATCTTGCCGTTGCGGCGGTCTTTATACTCTAATCCTTTGACGAATTCCCCGCCGAAAATTTCCCGCGCCTCGGCCATCGTGATGATTTCAACTTTTTTCGATTTTTTTACTTTTTCTTTGGTAATCAAATCGGCGCTTAAAACATCAGTGTATTCCAGGAGATAAATTTTGGAAGCGTAAGCTAAAAGGTCGGAAACCGCCTCAAAGCCGGAATTTCCGCCTCCGATAACGGCCACGGTTTTATTTCTCATCAAAGGAGCGTCGCAGATGGAACAATAAAAAACTCCCCGGCCTTCAAATTCTTTTTCCCCGGGAATGTTTATTTTTTTCCGGCGGCTGCCGGAAACGATCAAAATAGTTTTGGTGTCAAAATTTTTCCTTTCTTTGGTAAAAATCTTGAATCCCGCTTTATTTTTTTTGATTTCCGTGACGGAATCGCCCTCAATGATTTTTATATTTTTTTGGAATTCCAGCTGGTCTTTGAGCGTTTTGGCCAAATTTAAGCCGGATATTGATTTAATACCGATAAAATTCTGGATTTCCGCGGAAACCACCGCTTGCCCGCCGACGGAATCGCTTATTAAAATTC
The window above is part of the bacterium genome. Proteins encoded here:
- a CDS encoding FAD-dependent oxidoreductase, giving the protein MVHDLIIVGGGPAGVAAGIYAARKKLKGILISDSVGGQAVVSAEIQNFIGIKSISGLNLAKTLKDQLEFQKNIKIIEGDSVTEIKKNKAGFKIFTKERKNFDTKTILIVSGSRRKKINIPGEKEFEGRGVFYCSICDAPLMRNKTVAVIGGGNSGFEAVSDLLAYASKIYLLEYTDVLSADLITKEKVKKSKKVEIITMAEAREIFGGEFVKGLEYKDRRNGKIKKLNLQGVFVSVGYQPNSEIAKNLVKLNKNNEIIIDPKTQETSCKGIWAAGDVTDGLYRQVNIAIGDAIKAALNIDSYLYALSMKRFLKKK